The sequence CGGTGATGACGCCGCGGCCGCCGCACCGGCGTCCGCGCGCCTTGACATCGGCTCGGCCACCGAGGTCACCTTCACGTCGGATCCCGGATATGCGGGCAGCGCCTCAATCAACGTGTCCGTCACGGACGGTGAGGGCGGCGGCGACCCCAACGGTCTGGTCTCCACGCTCTCCCTCCCGATCTCCGTGGTGCCCCGCCCGGACCAGAACAACCCGCCCACGGTCCAGTCCAGCTCCCTGGAGGTGGAACAGGGCGGAGACCCGGCCACCCTGGACCTGGCCCCGCTGGCCCGTGATCCCGACGGCGACGACCTCACCCTCGCGCTCGGCACAGTCTCCGGCGAGATCGCCGCCGAGTTGACCGGCACGGTCTTGACCGTGACTCCCTCCTCGAACGCCGAGCGAGGAACGTCCGGTTCCGTCGGGTTCACGGTGTCCGATGGTGAAACGGATCCGGTCCCGGCGGAGATCTCCGTGCAGGTCGTGGGGACCTCCCGGCCGGCGCCGCTGGCGCTGGACGACGAGGTGCCGGACGGGCGGGCGGGCGAGCCCGTCACCGTCGACGTGCTGGCCAATGACGTGAACCCCTTCGCCGACGAGGGGCCGCTGACCGTGATCTCCGCGACGGTGACCACGGGCTCGGGCACCGCCGCGACGGACGGCACCACCGTCACCATCACCCCGGACGCGGACTACTCCGGGCGGATGCAGGTCACCTATGGCATCGAGGACATCACCGGGGACTCCGCCCGCCAGGCACAGGGCACGGTCACCGTGGTGGTCAAGGGAGCCCCGGGCGCTCCCGGTGTCCCGCGCATCGAGGGCGTGGAGGACAGCGAGGTCTCGTTGTCCTGGGCCGCGCCCCCGGACAACGGGGCACCCATCACCGGCTACACCATGACCGATACGACGACGGGTGTCACCCAGGCGTGCGCGGCCACGGCGTGCACCATCACGGGACTGACCAACGCAGTGGAGCATCGGTTCTCGGTGACCGCTACCAACGAGGTGGGGGAGTCGGAAGCCTCCGGACCTTCGGCGCCCGCCGTCCCCGATGTGCGCCCGGAGATGCCCGCTGCGCCCGCCCCCATAGCCGGCGACGGCGCGGTGGACCTGGCCTGGACGGTGCCGGAGAACCGTGGCTCGGCGATCACCTCCTACCGGGTGCAGGTCTCACCGGCGCTCAGTGGGTCCGCGACCCGCAGCACCGGAGCCGGGACGTCCCTGCGCTGGGACGGCCTGGGCAACGGGGTGCCCTACCGGTTCCGGCTCCAGGCGGTCAATCAGGCCGAGGAGCCCTCCGAGTGGTCCGCGTGGTCCACCGATGCCGTCCCGGCTGGCAAGCCGTTCGCCCCGGGCACCCCCTCGGCAGTCAAGGACGAGTCCGTGGTGCACGGCGGCGTGGTGCGGGTGGCCTGGTCGGCGGCTGATGACAACGGTTCGGCCCTTGAGGGATACACCGTGCGGGCCCATGCCGGCGGATCGGTGGTCGGGACCAAGCTGGTCGGACCCGGAACCACGTCCCTGGACTGGTCCGGGCTAGACAAGTCCACGGCGTACTCCTTCTCCGTGGTGGCTACCAACGGGGAAGGAGACTCGCCGGCGTCGGGCCAATCGGCATCCGTGACGCCGTTCGGGCGGCCTGGACCGATCTCCGGACTGACGACCTCGGCCACCGGGGCCGACCGGAAACTGGATATCTCCTTCTCTGGGGCGGCGAGCAACGGTTCGCCGGTGAGCTATGAGTACTCCCTCGGCAGCGGCTGGTCCAGCCTTGGTACCGCGACCTCGAGCACCGTCACCGTCCCGGCCAACGGGTCCAGCTATTCCCTGACGGTCCGGGCGAAGAACGCCGCCGGGGTGGGTACCTCCCAGAAGGTCTCCACCGCCACGGCTTACGGGCCGCTCAAGCCGCCGGAGATCATGCCTGTGGTTGCTGAAGGTCTCGTCCAGTTCCACTGGGGAACCGACACGAACACGGCCGGCAACGGCCGTAACGCCACCATGAGCGCCACGGTCAACGGCAGCCGGGTGCAGAACAGCGGCCGGTACGCCTCCGAGTGGGTCCGCGAATCCACCCGATACACCCTCAAGGTGACCGTCTGCGCGGACGGGGACTGCGCCTCCTCGGAGAGCACCGTCTCCTCCATCACAGTCCCTCCGCCGAGCATTCAGTTCTCCCTCGGCGCACCCTTCGGGGACCCGGAGGCCTGCGGAGCGGGATCGGCCTACAAGAACTGCCACTACACCAAGGTGAATGCCAGCGGTTTCGAGCCGAACCAGTACGTCTCGGGCGGTACCTGCTACGGGATCCGGTCGGACAATGGACAGGTCGGCACGTGGGAACAGGGGAACGTCGATTTCACCGTGGACGGCCAGGGGAAGTTGATCGACGGCAATGTGGGCTGCTGGCCCCACGACCTGTACCGCGAGGCGTGGATCGAAATCGCCGGACTCGAGTCCAACCACATCCGTGGTCCCTGGTAGGAAGGCGGACCCCGTAGGCGCAGTTGTTCCCGAAACGCCATGAACGGATCAGCGCTCCACGGCGTCCTAGACTGGTGAGCCGAGGACATCGCATTACCGCCATACCCTGACCAGCAAGGAGCTGAGCCGCCATGGGCGCAGAGCTGATATCCGGACGCAAGTCCCGGATCCAGCGGACCACTTCCGAGTCCGACGTCTACGTCGAGATGGACCTGGACGGAACCGGGACCTCGGAGATCTCCACGTCCGTGCCGTTCTACGACCACATGCTGACGGCACTGGCCAAGCATTCCCAGGTCGATCTGACGGTGCGGGCCACGGGGGACACCCACATCGACGTGCACCACACCGTGGAGGACGTGGCGATCTCCCTCGGCGAGGTCCTGAAGACCGCACTGGGGGACAAATCAGGCATCCGCCGCTTCGGCGAGGCCTCGGTGCCGCTGGATGAGGCACTGGCGCGCGCCGTCGTCGACGTCTCCGGGCGCCCCTACCTGGTGCACGAGGGCGAGCCGGAGGGCCAGCAATACCACCTGATCGGGGGACACTTCACCGGGTCCATGACCCGCCACGTCTTCGAAGCCATCACCTACCACGCGTCGATCTGCCTGCACATGGACGTCGTCCGCGGCCGGGACCCCCACCACATCGTGGAAGCGCAGTTCAAGGCGTTCGCCCGGGCCCTGCGCGCCGCGGTGGAGGACGACCCGCGGGTGACCGGGGTGCCGTCCACGAAGGGAGCGCTATGACCGGAACTCGCTTCGGATCTCGGCCGACCGTCGCTGTCCTCGACTACGGCTCCGGCAACACGCACTCCGCCGTGCGCGCTCTCCAGCGGGCCGGGGCGGACGCCGAACTGACGGCCGACGCGGACACCGTCATGAACGCGGACGGGCTCGTGGTCCCCGGCGTGGGCGCCTTCCAGTCCGTCATGGAGGCCCTCCAGGCCACCGGCGCCACCCGGTGGATCGGCCGCCGCGTGGCCGGCGGCCGGCCCGTGCTTGGCATCTGCGTGGGCCACCAGATCCTGTTCGACGCCGGCGTGGAGCACGGCGTGCGCACCGAAGGCATGGCCGAGTGGCCCGGCGTGGTGGAGGCGCTGCCCGCTCCGATCGTGCCGCACATGGGCTGGAACACCGTGCGGCCGCCCGCCGGCTCGGACCTGTTCCGTGGCATCGAGGATGAGCGCTTCTACTTCGTGCACTCCTATGGGGTGCTGGACTGGACCTTCGACCAGACGCACCAAGCGATGAACCCACCGCGGGTGACGTGGTCCCACCACGGGGCCGACTTCATCGCAGCCGTGGAGAACGGGCCGCTGTCCGCCACCCAGTTCCACCCGGAGAAGTCCGGGGACGCCGGCATGCAGCTGCTCACCAACTGGCTCGGAACCCTCTGATGCCGTACTGGACCACCCTGCTCATCGCCCTGGGCGGCCTGCTGCTGGGCGGGGCCTACTCGCTGCGCAAGCAGGAGTTCCCGGTGTGGCTGCAGATCGGCTTTGTGGTCTGCGCCGTGATGGCGATCGTGGCCGGATTCCTGCTGCTCCCGTAGGTGGCCGGCCCCGCGGCCTCACGGATGCGACCGATGCGCTCCCTGATTCTGCTGTTGCACTGCCTGATGTCTCTACTCCCGTTGTCTCTATTTCCGCATTCCCGAGAGGATCCACGTTGACCGAGAAGAAGCTTGAACTGCTGCCCGCCGTGGACGTCCAGGACGGTCAGGCCGTCAGGCTCGTCCAGGGCGAGGCCGGTACCGCCACCGGGTACGGCGAACCTCTGGAGGCCGCTCTGGCCTTCCAGCAGGCCGGTGCCGAGTGGATCCACCTGGTGGACCTGGACGCCGCGTTCGGCCGCGGGGACAACCGCGAGGTCATGTCCCGCGTGGTCACGGAGCTCGGCGTGAAGATCGAACTCTCCGGCGGCATCCGGGACGACGCCTCCCTGGAGAACGCCCTGGAGATGGGCGCCACCCGCGTCAACCTCGGCACCGCCGCCCTGGAGGACCCCGAGTGGACGGCACGGGTCATCGAGCGCTTCGGTGACCAGATCGCTGTCGGGCTGGACGTGCGTGGGACCACCCTGGCCGCCCGCGGTTGGACGAAGGAGGGCGGGGACCTCTGGGAGGTGCTGGCGCGCCTCGAGGAGGCCGGCTGCTCCCGCTACGTCGTCACCGATGTCACCAAGGACGGCACCCTGAAGGGCCCGAACACCGAGTTGCTGGCCGAGGTCGCCGCGAGGACCGCCAAGCCCGTGGTCGCCTCCGGTGGCATCTCCTCGCTGGAGGACATCGCCGCGCTCTACGCGATGGTGGGTGTGGGGACCGCCGGCCCGGGAGCAGGCGTCGAGGGCGCCATCATGGGCAAGGCCCTCTACGCCGGCCGCTTCACGCTCGAGCAGGCGCTCGCCGTCGCCTCCGGCGCCACCCTCGAGGCGGCGGTGGCGGAGCACCCCACCCCGTGACCGGTCCCGACTCCGGCCCTCACCTCCCCGGGCACATCCAGGCCGCCATCCAGCGGAACCTGGAGCGCCAGCACCGGGACGACGCCGGCCGCCCCGCCGACTCGGCCGGCCTCGCCTGGGAGGGCCGGGACCTCTCCGGAGACGGGATCGACGGCTCGGCCAACCCGCTGCACGCGTTCGACACGGACGACGGCACCGCGGACCCCGCCTGGGGACCAGTGCTGGACCGGTTGGCGGATGGCGAGGCGGGGGAGCCCGCCGTGGTGGACGTGCTGTCCCGCATGCGCGTGTTCGCCGCCGTGCTGCCGACCGTCGCAGAGATGGCCCACGATCACGACGGGCACAGCCACGGGGACAAGGAGTCGGACATCGCCCTGGTGACGCTGAAAGCCCCGGACGGCCGGACGGCGCTGCCCGTCTTCACCAACGTCCCCGCCCTGACGGCCTGGCATCCGCAGGCCCGGCCCGTCGCCACATGGATGCCGCGTGCGTGCCTGTCCGCGGTGGACGAGGGGGCCGAGCTGGTCGTGGTGGATCCGGCGGCCGAGCGCACCTTCGTGGTGCGGCGGCCGGCTGTGTGGGCGCTGGCCCAGCAGCAGGACTGGACGCCGTCGTACGCCGATGAGGCGCTGGCCGATGAGCTGGCGTCCTTGGTGGACCTGGTCCCGGGTCTGGCACAGATTGGGCTGGCCCCCGGCTCCGGGGTGGCCTCTCGGACGGCCTCCGGTGCTGTGCTGCCGGGCGGTGGCTCCGGGCCGGAACTGCAGCTTGTGGCCTACCCGGACGCCGAGTTGGCGTCGGCCCAGGACGAGGCCGGGTTGCGGCTGTTGGCCGCGACCCTGCAGCAGGTGCTCGGCGAGGTGCCCTCCCTGGCGGAGAAGGCGGACTCGGTGGAGATCACGATAGGGCGACCCACGCACACCTAGGGTTTCCCGACTCAGGAATCGGCGGCTTTAATGTCGCCCCTCTTGTCCGTCGCCGGTGGCATCCTTGCGTGGGTCGGGCTGCGGTGGTGTGAACGCTCCCCACGCCAGACGGCGACCATATCAAGCTGACCTACGGCTTGATCCTGAGCGGTCAAGATCAATTGATCCGAGAGGCCAAGGCTCGGGCTGAGTCCGGAGCCTTGGCCTCTCGCGGTACGGTGCTTTTCCGAGGTGTTGGTGCGGAAGGCCGACTCGGTGGAGATCACCGTCAGCAGTTGAGTATGCCCGGCTCCCCGCCCTCCAACGACCGGCCCAGCCGGGAGAACACCCGGA comes from Citricoccus muralis and encodes:
- the hisB gene encoding imidazoleglycerol-phosphate dehydratase HisB, encoding MGAELISGRKSRIQRTTSESDVYVEMDLDGTGTSEISTSVPFYDHMLTALAKHSQVDLTVRATGDTHIDVHHTVEDVAISLGEVLKTALGDKSGIRRFGEASVPLDEALARAVVDVSGRPYLVHEGEPEGQQYHLIGGHFTGSMTRHVFEAITYHASICLHMDVVRGRDPHHIVEAQFKAFARALRAAVEDDPRVTGVPSTKGAL
- the hisH gene encoding imidazole glycerol phosphate synthase subunit HisH; the protein is MTGTRFGSRPTVAVLDYGSGNTHSAVRALQRAGADAELTADADTVMNADGLVVPGVGAFQSVMEALQATGATRWIGRRVAGGRPVLGICVGHQILFDAGVEHGVRTEGMAEWPGVVEALPAPIVPHMGWNTVRPPAGSDLFRGIEDERFYFVHSYGVLDWTFDQTHQAMNPPRVTWSHHGADFIAAVENGPLSATQFHPEKSGDAGMQLLTNWLGTL
- the priA gene encoding bifunctional 1-(5-phosphoribosyl)-5-((5-phosphoribosylamino)methylideneamino)imidazole-4-carboxamide isomerase/phosphoribosylanthranilate isomerase PriA, whose translation is MTEKKLELLPAVDVQDGQAVRLVQGEAGTATGYGEPLEAALAFQQAGAEWIHLVDLDAAFGRGDNREVMSRVVTELGVKIELSGGIRDDASLENALEMGATRVNLGTAALEDPEWTARVIERFGDQIAVGLDVRGTTLAARGWTKEGGDLWEVLARLEEAGCSRYVVTDVTKDGTLKGPNTELLAEVAARTAKPVVASGGISSLEDIAALYAMVGVGTAGPGAGVEGAIMGKALYAGRFTLEQALAVASGATLEAAVAEHPTP
- a CDS encoding SseB family protein, translating into MTGPDSGPHLPGHIQAAIQRNLERQHRDDAGRPADSAGLAWEGRDLSGDGIDGSANPLHAFDTDDGTADPAWGPVLDRLADGEAGEPAVVDVLSRMRVFAAVLPTVAEMAHDHDGHSHGDKESDIALVTLKAPDGRTALPVFTNVPALTAWHPQARPVATWMPRACLSAVDEGAELVVVDPAAERTFVVRRPAVWALAQQQDWTPSYADEALADELASLVDLVPGLAQIGLAPGSGVASRTASGAVLPGGGSGPELQLVAYPDAELASAQDEAGLRLLAATLQQVLGEVPSLAEKADSVEITIGRPTHT